From Fluviicola sp., the proteins below share one genomic window:
- a CDS encoding LuxR C-terminal-related transcriptional regulator, whose amino-acid sequence MNELTSLFKTFCKQAIADRTTPLTDLQKQHIVDSLKNSPFRSVVQAYSVLDFQTYEHLAAEGFDTYFGYQNQEITAEKILEIVHPEDQEAFGKLYYLCLEGLMNMPISTKGIGHFCISYRMRDANGNYHKILETNNILECDAATNIPLVNLAQISVPIEPPKSNLVNYFFKIKDEANSVEIMHGYLSQYNSRVNIFTDNEIKICQLLKQGMTSQQVADRIFLSKHSIDKYRKNLLAKTETSNTPQLIAYLENINVI is encoded by the coding sequence ATGAACGAACTGACATCCCTTTTCAAAACATTCTGCAAACAAGCTATTGCAGATCGCACCACACCGCTAACGGATCTGCAAAAACAGCACATCGTAGACTCATTGAAGAATTCACCCTTCAGAAGCGTCGTCCAGGCTTACTCCGTGCTTGACTTTCAAACTTATGAGCATTTAGCCGCAGAAGGATTCGACACCTATTTCGGTTATCAGAATCAGGAAATAACTGCCGAAAAAATTCTTGAGATTGTGCATCCGGAGGACCAGGAGGCTTTTGGAAAGTTGTATTACCTCTGCCTGGAAGGATTGATGAACATGCCGATAAGCACCAAAGGAATCGGGCATTTTTGTATTTCTTACCGTATGCGCGATGCAAATGGAAATTACCACAAAATACTGGAGACCAACAACATTCTGGAGTGTGACGCGGCAACCAATATTCCGCTTGTCAATCTTGCACAGATTTCTGTACCGATCGAACCACCCAAAAGTAACCTGGTCAATTATTTCTTCAAGATCAAAGATGAAGCAAACAGTGTGGAGATAATGCACGGTTACCTGAGCCAATACAATTCCAGAGTAAACATCTTTACAGACAACGAAATCAAAATCTGTCAATTGCTGAAACAAGGAATGACCAGTCAGCAAGTTGCCGACAGAATTTTCCTCTCCAAGCATTCCATTGACAAATACCGGAAAAACCTGCTTGCAAAAACTGAAACATCCAATACACCTCAACTAATTGCCTACCTGGAAAATATCAACGTCATTTAA
- a CDS encoding tetratricopeptide repeat protein encodes MKNKDYISRNEFEKLLQHFPKEDSNEHLSDFDRDALEGWKQSNVPFSKMKQLDRKMNFPKINFTPYLLGVSILALGILAFFLLRNPSATVANKKPLLVKVENTDIHIPEEIDTLKAIPQKDQITVREIKTSQTEIKNIPAETKKEELIDIPFPQLVLEPLPPVIEQKPVTVSRQKIAKEIYLQDLKAIDYSQYRTKPSVQIEQIILTGVPADQKDKDDVVPEEPQRKLVNIPYMDYLDKSLNYTNRGKWKQALSRFNEILKNYPDDVNARFYAGWCYYNLGQYNEACVNFSACLQLEFSNFNDEAEWYLAESRLANGDKNSAKELFVKIRNQKGFYSKQAEKVLKTWK; translated from the coding sequence ATGAAGAATAAAGATTACATATCCCGAAACGAATTTGAGAAGCTCTTACAGCATTTCCCGAAGGAAGATTCCAATGAACATCTGAGCGATTTTGACCGTGATGCACTTGAAGGATGGAAGCAATCCAATGTACCGTTTTCGAAAATGAAACAACTGGACCGCAAAATGAACTTCCCCAAAATCAATTTTACTCCTTATCTATTAGGTGTATCTATTTTGGCCCTTGGGATCCTCGCATTTTTCCTGCTTCGCAATCCTTCGGCAACCGTTGCAAACAAAAAACCGTTGCTTGTGAAGGTTGAAAATACGGATATTCACATTCCGGAGGAGATCGATACATTGAAAGCAATTCCTCAAAAAGACCAGATTACCGTGCGGGAAATAAAAACTTCTCAAACGGAGATCAAAAACATTCCGGCGGAAACTAAAAAGGAAGAACTAATCGATATTCCCTTCCCCCAATTGGTTCTGGAACCGCTTCCTCCCGTGATTGAGCAAAAACCGGTGACGGTATCCAGGCAGAAAATTGCCAAGGAAATCTATCTGCAGGACCTGAAAGCGATTGATTATTCCCAATACAGGACCAAGCCAAGTGTTCAGATCGAACAGATCATCCTTACCGGAGTTCCCGCCGATCAGAAAGACAAAGACGATGTAGTTCCGGAAGAACCGCAAAGGAAACTGGTGAACATTCCTTATATGGACTACCTGGATAAATCCCTCAACTACACGAACAGGGGAAAATGGAAACAGGCACTTTCCCGTTTCAATGAAATCCTTAAAAATTACCCGGATGATGTGAATGCCCGTTTTTATGCCGGTTGGTGTTATTACAATCTGGGACAATATAACGAAGCCTGCGTAAACTTTTCCGCCTGTCTGCAACTGGAATTTTCCAATTTCAATGACGAGGCAGAATGGTACTTGGCAGAAAGCCGCCTGGCGAACGGTGATAAGAACAGCGCAAAAGAATTATTTGTCAAAATCAGGAACCAAAAAGGATTTTACTCCAAACAGGCTGAAAAAGTATTGAAAACCTGGAAATAA
- a CDS encoding OsmC family protein, giving the protein MKRKAEAVWNGTIKEGSGHITTQSTTLNKTQYSFNSRFAEGVGTNPEELLAAAHAGCFTMKLSADLTEAGYNPEELRTSSSITLDNGKITLSALKLTAKIPGISNHEFQKIAQGAKENCPVSGAFSFELTLEAELIS; this is encoded by the coding sequence ATGAAGAGAAAAGCAGAAGCCGTTTGGAACGGAACAATCAAAGAAGGAAGCGGACACATTACCACGCAAAGTACCACCTTGAACAAAACACAATATTCGTTCAATTCCCGTTTTGCTGAGGGAGTCGGTACAAACCCGGAAGAATTACTGGCTGCAGCACATGCAGGTTGTTTCACGATGAAACTGAGTGCCGATCTGACAGAAGCCGGTTACAATCCGGAAGAATTGAGAACCAGTTCAAGCATTACGCTGGATAACGGAAAAATTACACTTTCGGCATTGAAGTTAACGGCAAAAATACCCGGAATTTCCAACCATGAATTCCAAAAAATTGCACAGGGAGCAAAAGAAAACTGTCCGGTAAGCGGAGCTTTTAGTTTCGAATTGACTTTGGAGGCAGAATTGATCTCCTAA
- a CDS encoding sigma-70 family RNA polymerase sigma factor, with the protein MELFHLMHLFVMMLFQRGHKRYSNLSDLELIQLYKQEENVFTIPLLYERYSHLVLGTCIKYLKRYEDAEDTTMKIFGELNQKIEKHTIQHFKSWLYQVTKNECLIHLRKQKTHQTPIHENLLQAETAETEELHEKESRLTKLEQAIQHLKDEQRICIELFYLKDKSYQEISDELNIPLNSVKSSIQNGKRNLKIWMESHEE; encoded by the coding sequence ATGGAATTATTTCACCTGATGCATCTCTTTGTCATGATGTTGTTTCAACGCGGACATAAAAGGTACAGCAATCTGTCGGACCTGGAGCTGATACAGCTTTATAAACAGGAAGAAAATGTGTTTACCATACCTTTATTATATGAGCGTTATAGTCATTTGGTATTAGGAACCTGCATCAAATACCTGAAACGCTATGAAGATGCGGAGGACACAACCATGAAAATCTTCGGAGAATTGAATCAGAAAATTGAGAAACACACGATCCAGCATTTCAAATCCTGGTTATACCAGGTTACTAAAAATGAGTGCCTGATCCATCTGCGCAAGCAAAAAACACATCAAACACCTATTCATGAAAACCTGCTGCAGGCAGAAACAGCCGAAACGGAAGAACTTCATGAAAAGGAATCCAGGCTGACAAAACTGGAACAAGCTATCCAACATTTAAAGGATGAGCAGCGAATCTGCATCGAATTGTTCTATTTAAAGGACAAAAGCTACCAGGAAATTAGTGATGAATTGAATATTCCTTTAAATAGTGTGAAAAGTTCGATTCAAAATGGAAAAAGAAATTTAAAAATCTGGATGGAAAGTCATGAAGAATAA